CTGCGCGTCGTCGACGACCTCATCGGCCTGCAGCGCCGGGTGGGCGACACCATCGAGCGCTACACCGACAAGCTGCGCAACGCCGAGGCCCGTTCCGGCACCAACGAGTCCGCCCGCTTCGGCATCGGCCACTTCGGTGGCGAGCGCGCCGTGGTGTATGTCGTGGACTGGTCCTTCTTCGCCGGCTCCCTGGGCGAGGTGGCCGGGGAGAAGTTCGTGCAGGCCGCCGAGCTCGCCGAGCGTGAGGGCCTGCCGCTCATCAGCATGGGCGCCTCCTCCGGGGTCCGGCAGCACGAGAACGTCCTCGGGCTGGTGCAGATGCAGCGCATGGCGGCCGCCGCGAACAAGTTCCAGCACACGACCAACCGGCCCTACATCTCGGTGCTGGCCGGCCAGGTGTGGGGCGGCATGTCGGCCAGTGCCGTGCCGGTCGCGGACCTCATCGTGGCGCTGGAGGGGACCGACTACGGCTTCGCCGGCCGCCGGGTCATCGAGACCTTCGAGGGCCGCGAGGTGCCGCGGGGCCTGCAGAGCGCGGAGGCCAACTACCTGGACCGCAACGTCGACGTCCTCGTCAAGGACGTGGAGGAGCTCATCGCCTTCGTCGGGCAGGTCCTCACCTCCGGGCGGCACACGCACCGGCTGAAGGTCGCCGACCGCGACCGGCCGGGCGAGGCCCGCGGGTCGCGCACGGTGACGGCCGGGCCGGAGGGCTTCTCCGCCGCGCTGTGGGACCGCCAGGAGGTCCAGCAGTCCGTCGACATCCCCCGCGAGCGTCGCGACCGCGACAGCGCCTCGACCCGCGAGTCGCTCATGGCGCGCTACAACGAGATCGCCGCGGGCGCCGGCCGGCTCGACACCGAGTACTTCCTGCGGCACGTCTTCGACTCCGCCGTGCCCTTCTACAACCACGTGCGGTTCGAGGACCAGAAGGCCTACCCCAGCATCATCGCCGCGCTCGCCACCCTCGGCGGGCAGTCGTTCATGGTCATCGGCGACCAGCCGTCCTACACCATCTCCGGGGGGTACGTCGGCAAGCGACCGGCCAACCCGAGCCCGGAGGACTTCGAGTACGCCGTGCGCATGATGACCGCGGCCGAGCGGTGGGACCTGCCGATCGTCTTCTTCACCGACACCCTGGGCGCCATGCCGTCCATGGCGGCCGAGCGCCGGGGTCAGTCGCGCGCCATCGCGCAGAGCATCAAGCGCGCCGCCTCCCACCCCTACCCCACGATCTCGGTCATCTCGGGGGCCATGGGCTCCGGCGGTGGTCTGGCGACGACGCCCTTCGGCCGGGAGACGATCATGCTCGACAGCGCCCTGGGCTTCGTCTCCGAGCCGCGCTCCACCGCCTCGATCCTCTACAGCGTGGCCAACCCCTCGGTCGAGCAGGTCGGCATGACGCTGGAGACGATGAAGGCCTCCGCGCTGGACCTCAAGGCCCAGGGCCTGGTCGACACGATCGTCCACGACGCCGACGACCCCGCGGCCACCGCCGACGAGCTGCGCTCCGCGATCGTCAAGGGCTACAACGCCCAGCACGGCCTCAACCCGCGCCGGCTCCGGCGCCAGGCGGACGAGCGGCTGCGCCCGCGCACCCTCGGCAAGCTGGCGACCGTGGAGGAGCGGCACGCGGGCACCCACGAGGAGCAGCCGCAGCACCAGCACCTCGGTGTCGACCAGGCGCCGCCGCGGCCCCGCGAGGACCACGAGCCGGACCCGCGCCCCGCGCCCGAGCACGGGTCCGACTGACCGCACCGCAGCCCGGGTCCGACCGACCGCGTCGCGGCCGTCCTGACCCGACGGGCCGGCCACCGGCCCCACGACCGGGGCGGCTCAGCTGGTCCAGGCCCGCCAGAGCGCGGCGTACTCGCCGTCGGCCGCCATGAGCGCGTCGTGGCTGCCGAGCTCGACCACCCGACCGTCCTGAACGACCGCGATGCGGTCCGCGTC
This genomic window from Serinicoccus chungangensis contains:
- a CDS encoding carboxyl transferase domain-containing protein → MADPRDIPDPADSDVDVDDVYGEGGVTPDLLDRRPVVPRTVASLYESRPGLNPTQAATTFVEAVNLQERYGHLRVVDDLIGLQRRVGDTIERYTDKLRNAEARSGTNESARFGIGHFGGERAVVYVVDWSFFAGSLGEVAGEKFVQAAELAEREGLPLISMGASSGVRQHENVLGLVQMQRMAAAANKFQHTTNRPYISVLAGQVWGGMSASAVPVADLIVALEGTDYGFAGRRVIETFEGREVPRGLQSAEANYLDRNVDVLVKDVEELIAFVGQVLTSGRHTHRLKVADRDRPGEARGSRTVTAGPEGFSAALWDRQEVQQSVDIPRERRDRDSASTRESLMARYNEIAAGAGRLDTEYFLRHVFDSAVPFYNHVRFEDQKAYPSIIAALATLGGQSFMVIGDQPSYTISGGYVGKRPANPSPEDFEYAVRMMTAAERWDLPIVFFTDTLGAMPSMAAERRGQSRAIAQSIKRAASHPYPTISVISGAMGSGGGLATTPFGRETIMLDSALGFVSEPRSTASILYSVANPSVEQVGMTLETMKASALDLKAQGLVDTIVHDADDPAATADELRSAIVKGYNAQHGLNPRRLRRQADERLRPRTLGKLATVEERHAGTHEEQPQHQHLGVDQAPPRPREDHEPDPRPAPEHGSD